One part of the Sphingopyxis sp. PAMC25046 genome encodes these proteins:
- a CDS encoding SulP family inorganic anion transporter, with protein sequence MFNGLTAYRQQWFAGGATARADILAGIVVALALIPEAIGFSIIAGVDPRVGLYASIAIAIVISFTGGRPGMISAATAAVAVLVIPLVKEHGVEYLFAATILMGVIQIVAGLLRLDLVMQFVSRSVITGFVNALAILIFMAQLPQLTNVTWEAYAMVVGGLAIIYLLPRLTKAVPSPLVAILILSVISIGFGLPVNTVGDMGRLPEGLPSIVLPDVPLTLETLQIILPYSLTMAAVGLLESLLTAQIVDDMTHSDSDKRRECAGQGTANIAAAFVGGMGGCAMIGQSVINVTSGGRTRLSTFTAGSTLLVLLAVLGPYVGRMPMPALVAVMIMVSIGTFSWNSIANLRRHPPTSSIVMVTTVVVVVVTHDLSLGVLAGVLLSGIFFAAKVQRMFEVRREIGPHANSATYFVTGQIFFASVDRFTRSFQDDESASKILIDVSAAHFWDISGVGALDKIIARLRREGRTVEVIGYNRASADIVDKFALHDKTGFELGAVPH encoded by the coding sequence ATGTTCAACGGACTTACCGCTTACCGCCAGCAATGGTTCGCCGGCGGCGCCACCGCGCGCGCCGATATTCTTGCCGGCATCGTCGTCGCGCTGGCACTCATCCCAGAGGCAATCGGCTTCTCCATCATCGCCGGTGTAGATCCGCGCGTCGGCCTCTACGCTTCGATCGCGATCGCGATCGTCATCTCTTTCACCGGAGGCCGTCCGGGCATGATCTCGGCGGCAACCGCCGCAGTCGCCGTCCTCGTCATCCCTCTCGTCAAGGAACATGGCGTCGAATACCTCTTCGCCGCAACGATCCTGATGGGAGTCATCCAGATCGTCGCGGGGCTGCTGCGGCTCGACCTCGTCATGCAGTTCGTGTCACGCTCGGTGATTACGGGTTTCGTTAACGCGCTCGCTATCCTGATCTTCATGGCGCAGCTGCCGCAGCTCACCAATGTGACGTGGGAGGCTTATGCAATGGTCGTCGGCGGTCTCGCGATCATCTACCTGCTACCTCGCCTGACGAAGGCCGTCCCTTCACCGCTCGTCGCCATTCTCATCCTGTCGGTGATCAGCATCGGCTTCGGACTGCCGGTGAACACCGTCGGCGACATGGGCAGGCTGCCCGAGGGCCTCCCGAGCATCGTCCTGCCCGACGTCCCGCTCACGCTGGAAACGCTGCAGATCATCCTTCCCTATTCGCTGACGATGGCTGCGGTCGGCCTTCTGGAATCGCTTCTCACCGCGCAGATCGTCGACGACATGACGCACAGCGACAGCGACAAGCGTCGCGAGTGCGCCGGGCAAGGTACTGCCAACATCGCCGCCGCCTTCGTCGGCGGAATGGGCGGTTGCGCGATGATCGGTCAGTCGGTCATCAATGTTACGTCGGGCGGACGCACGCGCCTTTCTACCTTCACCGCCGGCTCGACGCTGCTCGTCCTGCTCGCGGTTCTCGGTCCCTATGTCGGCCGCATGCCAATGCCGGCGCTGGTCGCCGTCATGATCATGGTGTCGATCGGCACCTTCAGCTGGAACTCGATCGCCAATCTTCGCCGTCATCCTCCGACCTCTTCGATCGTCATGGTTACGACCGTTGTCGTTGTCGTGGTAACGCACGACCTCTCGCTCGGTGTGCTCGCGGGTGTATTGCTATCGGGCATCTTCTTCGCCGCGAAGGTGCAGCGGATGTTCGAGGTGCGGCGCGAGATCGGCCCCCACGCAAACAGCGCGACCTACTTCGTGACGGGCCAAATCTTCTTCGCGTCGGTCGACCGCTTCACGCGGAGCTTTCAAGACGACGAAAGCGCATCCAAAATCCTGATCGATGTGTCCGCAGCCCATTTCTGGGACATCTCTGGGGTCGGCGCGCTCGATAAGATCATCGCCCGCCTGCGGCGTGAAGGGCGCACAGTTGAAGTCATTGGCTACAATCGCGCGAGCGCCGACATCGTCGACAAATTTGCGCTGCACGACAAGACCGGGTTCGAGCTTGGGGCCGTACCCCATTGA
- a CDS encoding tetratricopeptide repeat protein, which produces MFAEAGGKLAIDGQATEIDRSCAALLAALLRRIDEPLGKDELLEIGWPGRLVHENSLAKAIGRLRQALGEDGRRIEAIYGSGYRLTGPVERLHGPPPEAGHGAGIATRLRARLFESRQRALTTAGVLSLGLSLVVAGAALWWASTAQQQAAEREREVEALLTFLSSDLLAEADPYASTQQDRSLRQVVERTAATMDDRLRDDPATRAVLHRMVGQAFSGWGEYEKAVSHFDRAQALNTRLHGGYARQNIPVDIALCQNLRLAGETRRADRICLRAEQVARSAGSPLLGAAQIVRAKLQFEVGQYDEAATALAGVLTDSAGLSPAERADAEWFQALSLRKLARFELADGAYRRHLTIRQATWGDRHPLTAWAYADYGDFLVASGDFAKADRHLSSAEAIFNATLGSNHPESLSPAYSRAIAHLWRGEPDQARAILRPMLTRYRETLGSDHFWTLYVMGELALAEAQTGGVEQAEALLREARRIGARVLYGRDAKAAYFHMRWARALAALGKTDEAEDERRRAHMAMDRGGFMPDHPWRARLDCLAGRIALARRDAAAARQAGRACLSALDAADKLPPTYPALAEAKSLAGADVNAMR; this is translated from the coding sequence ATGTTCGCTGAAGCAGGCGGCAAGCTGGCGATCGACGGGCAGGCGACCGAGATCGATCGCAGCTGCGCCGCTTTACTTGCGGCACTATTGCGTCGCATCGATGAACCTCTCGGCAAGGATGAATTGCTCGAAATCGGCTGGCCGGGGCGGCTCGTGCATGAAAATTCGCTCGCCAAGGCAATCGGACGCTTGCGCCAGGCGCTGGGCGAGGACGGCCGACGGATAGAGGCGATCTATGGTAGCGGATACCGGCTGACCGGACCGGTAGAACGCCTCCATGGTCCGCCTCCCGAGGCGGGACATGGCGCCGGCATCGCCACGCGCCTCCGGGCCCGGTTGTTCGAAAGTCGTCAGCGGGCGCTGACGACGGCGGGCGTCCTGTCGCTCGGCTTGAGCCTCGTCGTGGCTGGAGCGGCGCTGTGGTGGGCGTCCACGGCGCAACAGCAGGCTGCCGAGCGCGAGCGCGAGGTCGAGGCGCTGCTGACCTTCCTCTCTTCCGACCTTTTGGCCGAAGCCGATCCCTATGCGTCCACGCAGCAGGACCGGTCGCTGCGGCAGGTGGTGGAGCGGACGGCCGCCACGATGGACGACCGGCTGCGCGACGATCCGGCGACACGCGCCGTCCTGCACCGCATGGTCGGGCAAGCCTTTTCGGGATGGGGCGAATATGAAAAGGCGGTCAGCCATTTCGATCGCGCCCAAGCGCTCAACACCCGCCTGCACGGAGGATATGCGCGGCAGAATATCCCGGTCGATATCGCCTTGTGCCAGAATCTGCGCCTCGCCGGCGAAACGCGCCGGGCGGACCGAATCTGCCTGCGCGCCGAACAGGTTGCCCGCTCGGCGGGCTCGCCGCTGCTTGGCGCGGCGCAGATCGTGCGCGCCAAATTGCAGTTCGAGGTTGGCCAATATGACGAAGCCGCCACGGCGCTTGCCGGAGTGCTGACCGATTCCGCGGGCTTGTCTCCCGCCGAGCGTGCCGATGCGGAATGGTTTCAGGCGCTGTCGCTGCGAAAACTCGCACGCTTTGAACTGGCCGATGGCGCATACCGGCGGCATTTGACCATCCGTCAGGCGACATGGGGCGACCGTCATCCACTGACGGCCTGGGCCTATGCCGACTATGGCGATTTCCTGGTGGCAAGCGGAGATTTTGCGAAAGCGGACCGGCATTTATCCAGCGCGGAGGCGATTTTCAATGCAACGCTGGGAAGCAACCATCCCGAATCGCTATCGCCCGCCTACAGCCGGGCCATCGCCCATCTGTGGCGCGGGGAGCCCGATCAGGCGCGCGCGATCCTGCGCCCGATGCTGACACGTTATCGCGAGACGCTGGGTTCGGATCATTTCTGGACGCTTTATGTCATGGGCGAATTGGCATTGGCCGAGGCGCAGACCGGCGGGGTCGAGCAGGCCGAGGCCTTGCTCCGCGAAGCCCGGCGGATCGGTGCGCGGGTGCTCTATGGCCGCGACGCCAAGGCGGCTTATTTCCACATGCGATGGGCGCGTGCGCTCGCCGCGCTCGGCAAGACCGACGAGGCGGAAGATGAACGGCGCCGTGCGCACATGGCGATGGACCGGGGCGGCTTCATGCCCGACCACCCTTGGCGCGCGCGGCTGGATTGCCTTGCCGGCCGAATCGCGCTGGCGCGCCGTGACGCAGCCGCCGCGCGGCAGGCCGGACGCGCCTGCTTGTCGGCGCTGGACGCTGCCGACAAGCTTCCGCCGACCTATCCGGCATTGGCGGAGGCGAAAAGCCTCGCCGGGGCGGATGTGAACGCAATGCGTTGA
- a CDS encoding formylglycine-generating enzyme family protein: MTRSTFLLLGVSALAATVVACGDAKMPGDTQATTATPRTCPAIADTPVQLAGGTFEMGEDDVYAEEGPVRKTTVAGFWIDPHEVTNRQFAAFVKATGYVTVAEKPVDPKQFQVPVEQIPADMLKAGSAVFTPPDFPSNNYADWWKYVPGANWKKPYGPTGADQVANEPVVHLAWDDMVAYAKWAGGRIPTEAEWEYAASAGQRSKNVQPEEANSWQGAFPNYNAESDGFKGVSPVGCYQPNANGLYDMVGNVWEVTSDFFKPGHNPYDKDNPKGPSENHAYDPLNPGMPSRTVKGGSYLCAPNYCQRYRPASRQGRDPGLGTSNVGFRLVYDQAPKA, from the coding sequence ATGACCCGTTCGACCTTTCTCCTGCTTGGCGTATCGGCGCTGGCTGCCACGGTGGTGGCGTGCGGCGACGCGAAGATGCCTGGCGATACGCAGGCCACGACCGCGACACCGCGCACGTGCCCGGCGATCGCGGACACACCGGTGCAACTTGCCGGCGGCACCTTCGAAATGGGCGAGGACGACGTCTATGCTGAGGAAGGCCCGGTGCGGAAGACGACGGTCGCGGGCTTCTGGATCGATCCGCACGAGGTTACCAATCGCCAGTTCGCCGCGTTCGTGAAGGCGACCGGCTATGTCACCGTCGCCGAAAAACCCGTCGATCCGAAGCAGTTTCAGGTGCCCGTCGAGCAAATTCCGGCCGATATGCTGAAGGCCGGGTCGGCGGTGTTCACCCCGCCCGATTTTCCGTCGAACAACTATGCCGACTGGTGGAAATATGTTCCGGGGGCGAACTGGAAAAAGCCCTACGGTCCGACCGGTGCGGACCAGGTCGCCAACGAACCCGTCGTGCACTTGGCGTGGGACGATATGGTCGCTTATGCCAAATGGGCGGGCGGGCGCATTCCGACCGAGGCCGAATGGGAATATGCGGCGAGCGCCGGGCAGCGGTCGAAAAACGTCCAGCCTGAAGAAGCGAACAGCTGGCAGGGCGCCTTCCCGAACTACAATGCCGAATCCGACGGCTTCAAGGGCGTGTCGCCGGTCGGTTGCTACCAGCCGAACGCCAACGGCCTCTACGACATGGTTGGCAATGTGTGGGAGGTGACGTCGGACTTCTTCAAACCGGGCCATAACCCCTACGACAAGGATAATCCGAAGGGGCCGAGCGAAAACCACGCCTATGATCCGCTCAACCCGGGGATGCCGTCGCGCACCGTCAAGGGCGGCAGCTATCTTTGCGCGCCCAATTATTGCCAGCGCTATCGCCCGGCCTCGCGGCAGGGGCGCGATCCGGGGCTTGGCACGAGCAACGTCGGCTTCCGCCTCGTCTACGATCAGGCACCGAAGGCGTGA
- a CDS encoding DUF1330 domain-containing protein: protein MTVYALAQIRITDPIRYNRYRDAFLPTLRAFNGRLLVADTNPKVIEGEWCAQKAILIEFETEELFQGWMQSAEYQQISIDRRAGSTGTVILLHRAAMDS, encoded by the coding sequence GTGACGGTTTATGCGCTGGCTCAGATTAGGATAACCGACCCTATCCGGTACAACCGTTACCGCGACGCATTTTTGCCAACTCTTCGAGCCTTCAACGGCCGCCTTCTGGTTGCTGACACCAATCCCAAAGTCATCGAAGGCGAATGGTGCGCGCAGAAAGCCATCCTGATCGAGTTCGAAACGGAGGAGCTTTTCCAAGGATGGATGCAGTCCGCGGAATACCAGCAGATCTCCATCGACCGGCGCGCGGGCTCGACAGGCACCGTGATACTCCTTCACCGTGCGGCGATGGATAGCTGA
- a CDS encoding TonB-dependent receptor, whose translation MFNLSPWPLGRALTAVAAMIAFPVHAQTADEADERAVERAADAFGIRIGVEQIGLYNETQVRGFNLQDAGNYRIDDVYFAKSGGLIDTVLSGVVTRVGYNALDADFAAPSGVVEYRLRSPFEASAVHAEVMLREYGGRSYDLRLAQTSADGRLGGLIGTQTLLGKSSSGLSPKYYRFGTVTEWRPAEGTSLTGFASLNIFDLEGFFGVSATGAALPPKMKHPRRYVTSWSDHDGADLNLGILGSTPISDVVDIKGSLIYSRLDLDRADFTQLLIDEDGVGRAVGFSNRPRDNQTWSASFGGGWRPAEGHRLYAELRSRQTRNRFAPGVSVDLGAFNLDGGIAPSPEPDLPPLPTTLDAIDQYSGAIGYELMAGRLRLKAGLQKTWHQREIAAPARPREAKTQSPWLYDASVAFALTRDWTVFASATRGLEESGAAPDNAANRNAILPPAISTQQELGFRGRPSEGLTLIGSLFSIKKAAPGFDANNVFGLFGQLQHRGAELSLTGNITPRLRIVSGAVWLDARRSGDPVETGVWSKEAVGLPKFQAMTGLTYSVAGIKGLSFDGQINHSSSRRVSSRSGLRTPSLTTADVGARYGFEIGKANVALRARVTNLFNADSWVAARSELLDRPSRRAFRLSLTMNY comes from the coding sequence ATGTTCAATTTATCCCCGTGGCCGCTAGGCCGCGCGCTGACGGCTGTCGCCGCCATGATCGCTTTTCCCGTTCACGCCCAGACCGCGGACGAAGCCGACGAGCGCGCGGTCGAGCGCGCCGCCGACGCGTTCGGCATCCGCATCGGTGTCGAACAGATTGGACTCTACAACGAAACCCAGGTGCGCGGATTCAATTTGCAGGATGCCGGCAACTACCGGATCGACGATGTCTATTTTGCGAAGTCGGGCGGCCTTATCGACACAGTCCTGTCGGGCGTGGTCACGCGGGTCGGTTATAACGCGCTCGACGCCGACTTTGCCGCGCCGTCTGGCGTGGTCGAATATCGGCTGCGTTCGCCCTTCGAAGCGTCCGCCGTCCATGCTGAAGTCATGCTCCGAGAATATGGCGGGCGCTCCTACGACCTTCGCCTGGCCCAGACCAGCGCCGACGGCCGCCTGGGCGGCCTGATCGGAACGCAGACGCTGCTTGGCAAAAGCTCGTCGGGCCTGTCCCCGAAATATTATCGCTTCGGCACGGTGACCGAGTGGCGTCCTGCCGAGGGCACCAGCCTGACCGGCTTTGCCTCCCTCAACATCTTCGACCTTGAGGGCTTCTTCGGCGTCAGCGCAACGGGCGCGGCGCTCCCGCCCAAAATGAAACATCCCCGCCGCTATGTCACGAGTTGGAGCGATCACGACGGCGCCGATCTCAACCTGGGCATTTTAGGATCGACACCGATTTCCGACGTCGTCGACATCAAAGGATCGCTCATCTATTCGCGCCTCGATCTCGACCGTGCCGACTTCACGCAATTGCTGATCGATGAAGACGGCGTCGGCCGCGCCGTCGGCTTTTCGAACCGTCCGCGTGACAATCAGACCTGGTCGGCATCGTTCGGCGGCGGCTGGCGTCCGGCCGAGGGGCATCGGCTGTACGCGGAACTGCGCAGCCGCCAGACGCGCAACCGCTTCGCCCCCGGCGTTTCGGTCGATCTTGGCGCTTTCAATCTTGATGGCGGCATCGCGCCGTCGCCCGAACCCGATCTACCGCCACTGCCGACGACTCTCGACGCGATCGACCAGTATAGCGGCGCCATCGGTTATGAACTGATGGCCGGGCGGCTCCGGCTGAAGGCCGGCCTCCAGAAGACGTGGCATCAGCGCGAAATCGCCGCCCCGGCTCGCCCGCGCGAGGCCAAGACGCAAAGCCCGTGGCTGTATGACGCATCGGTCGCCTTCGCGCTTACCCGCGACTGGACGGTATTCGCCAGCGCAACGCGCGGGCTGGAAGAATCGGGCGCCGCGCCGGACAATGCCGCCAACCGCAACGCCATTCTGCCCCCGGCGATTTCGACCCAGCAGGAGCTTGGCTTTCGCGGGCGCCCGTCCGAAGGGCTGACGCTGATCGGCTCGCTCTTTTCGATCAAGAAGGCCGCGCCGGGTTTCGATGCGAACAATGTCTTCGGGCTGTTCGGCCAGCTTCAGCACCGCGGCGCCGAATTGTCGCTGACAGGCAATATAACCCCGCGGCTGCGCATCGTATCGGGCGCGGTCTGGCTCGACGCCCGGCGCAGCGGCGATCCGGTCGAGACCGGCGTGTGGTCGAAAGAGGCTGTCGGCCTGCCGAAATTTCAGGCGATGACCGGCCTTACTTACTCGGTTGCCGGGATTAAAGGTCTGTCGTTCGACGGACAGATCAACCATTCGTCGAGCAGGCGCGTCTCCTCGCGGAGCGGATTGCGTACGCCGTCGCTGACCACCGCCGATGTCGGCGCGCGGTACGGATTCGAGATCGGCAAGGCCAACGTGGCACTGCGCGCACGCGTGACAAACCTGTTCAATGCCGACAGCTGGGTCGCGGCGCGCTCCGAACTGCTCGACCGCCCCAGCCGCCGCGCTTTCCGCCTGTCGCTGACAATGAACTATTGA
- a CDS encoding winged helix-turn-helix domain-containing protein yields the protein MQVLVALHRAEGRVVSREELLELCWEGRIVGDDSLNRSVSQLRKALAGEEGVSVDTIPRVGYRLLVPESPQTAAATPEPPPARPRISFRAKAAASIAVVAIVGVAGVLAFQSGAPKHWSASGIRPLTQEAGIEMFPAMSPDGLAVAYTAGRGFWEPRDIYLRNVSVGDATPVRLTQTPNADEYAPAWSPDGSRLAFLREDAAGECSVVVMAPPNGSERIVSSCADAYAGLAWLTPNALVIENRPAGSRARRLIAVDITSGRARALTNPPADMLGDGAPTVSSDGRRIAFRRTAALGSDSIYVLDTRTGATKALADGGWKATGFTWANDQRTLFFSSNRGGDFGLWTIDTVRGSEPRRVTLGMLPLGRLSADRQGRSIAVETGRIQASLSRIGRDGGSSTPLIAPEGVDWDPDVSADGATVFASDRNGTNQLWVRQSGGRLLRLTDMNASYVFAPRWSADGKQVLFLAVVKGKTDVYSMRHDGSGLTRITSDGAPKGRALWSPNHDQLFFTSVSGSGWHLVRHNLRSGRSTPVRNTAGIAIIERAGDRLFARRMGINSIVEIDTASGSVRPLPTNIEVEAVESWAPRADGIVHVRGAGLTAELWLTTWAGASRRLAALRQAPRTPFAIAPDGDIVTPELIAGDRDLMLITLE from the coding sequence ATGCAGGTGCTTGTCGCACTCCATCGCGCCGAAGGGCGCGTGGTCAGCCGCGAAGAACTGCTGGAACTGTGCTGGGAAGGCCGGATCGTCGGTGACGATTCGCTCAACCGCAGCGTGAGCCAGCTTCGCAAGGCGCTCGCCGGCGAAGAAGGCGTGTCGGTCGATACGATCCCGCGCGTTGGCTATCGCTTGTTAGTACCGGAAAGTCCACAGACTGCCGCCGCTACACCTGAACCGCCACCGGCGCGGCCGCGGATTTCCTTCCGCGCAAAGGCCGCTGCCTCGATCGCGGTCGTGGCGATAGTCGGCGTCGCGGGCGTGCTGGCATTCCAATCCGGTGCGCCGAAACACTGGTCGGCCAGCGGCATACGCCCCTTGACACAGGAAGCCGGCATCGAAATGTTTCCCGCCATGTCGCCCGACGGGCTGGCGGTGGCCTACACCGCCGGGCGAGGCTTCTGGGAACCGCGCGACATCTATCTGCGCAACGTCAGCGTCGGCGACGCCACCCCGGTACGCCTGACCCAAACACCCAACGCCGATGAATATGCGCCTGCTTGGAGTCCCGACGGATCCCGCCTGGCCTTCCTGCGCGAAGATGCGGCAGGCGAATGTTCCGTCGTCGTCATGGCGCCGCCCAACGGTTCGGAACGCATAGTCAGCAGCTGCGCGGATGCCTATGCGGGGCTGGCCTGGCTAACCCCGAACGCGCTGGTTATCGAGAACCGGCCAGCGGGATCGCGCGCACGACGCCTCATCGCGGTCGACATTACCAGCGGACGCGCACGCGCGCTGACCAATCCACCCGCCGACATGCTCGGCGACGGCGCTCCGACGGTGTCGTCCGATGGCCGCCGGATCGCGTTTCGCCGCACCGCTGCCCTCGGCAGCGATTCCATATATGTGCTCGATACACGGACCGGAGCGACAAAAGCGCTGGCCGATGGCGGATGGAAAGCGACGGGCTTCACCTGGGCGAATGACCAGCGCACGCTGTTTTTCAGCAGCAATCGTGGCGGCGACTTTGGCCTTTGGACCATCGACACGGTACGCGGATCGGAACCGCGCCGCGTCACATTGGGGATGCTGCCGCTCGGGCGGTTGTCGGCGGATCGGCAGGGGCGATCGATTGCGGTCGAAACGGGCAGAATACAGGCATCGCTGTCGCGGATCGGTCGCGATGGCGGATCGTCAACGCCGCTCATCGCTCCCGAAGGCGTCGATTGGGATCCAGATGTCAGCGCCGATGGCGCGACGGTTTTCGCGTCCGATCGCAACGGCACCAACCAATTGTGGGTACGCCAATCCGGCGGGCGACTCCTCCGGCTGACCGATATGAATGCTAGCTATGTTTTCGCGCCGCGCTGGTCCGCCGATGGCAAGCAGGTTCTTTTTCTGGCTGTCGTTAAAGGCAAGACCGACGTCTATTCCATGCGACACGACGGCTCCGGGCTGACCCGCATCACCAGCGACGGCGCACCAAAGGGACGCGCCCTCTGGTCACCAAACCACGACCAACTTTTCTTCACCTCGGTCAGCGGTTCGGGCTGGCATCTGGTCAGGCACAACCTGCGATCGGGGCGCAGCACCCCGGTGCGCAACACGGCGGGGATTGCCATCATCGAGCGGGCAGGCGACCGCTTGTTTGCGCGGCGGATGGGCATCAACAGCATTGTCGAAATCGATACCGCATCGGGCTCCGTCCGGCCGCTGCCGACAAACATCGAAGTCGAAGCGGTCGAAAGTTGGGCGCCGCGCGCCGATGGCATTGTGCATGTGCGCGGAGCGGGTCTCACAGCCGAACTATGGCTGACGACATGGGCCGGGGCGAGCCGCCGGCTTGCGGCGCTGCGTCAGGCTCCACGTACGCCGTTCGCAATTGCCCCCGACGGCGATATCGTCACCCCGGAACTGATCGCCGGCGACCGCGACCTGATGCTGATCACCCTCGAGTGA
- a CDS encoding carboxypeptidase-like regulatory domain-containing protein has protein sequence MMSRFLFAVALLFAAPAAVQAQAPVKGAVQGQVADEQGRPVADAEVTVRYQSNPGGVSISRSARTDRQGRYRIDLRQLPGVWTAHAKATLTIDGSRMTVDLVPDNSAPFAGNVGAVRNFRLRFVEQTPDDAYGVGGMLVVQSAVGDYTPLDEVTVTLHPAGGGTPVEKRLRSTGEGWVVTGLRPVSYRVTANHRGRPMLVSAALTPQRDYDWQASVVGRFERTGPGIYQLRIEVRSR, from the coding sequence ATGATGTCCCGTTTCCTGTTCGCCGTTGCCCTGCTGTTCGCCGCTCCAGCCGCCGTGCAGGCGCAGGCACCCGTGAAGGGCGCCGTCCAGGGGCAGGTTGCCGATGAGCAGGGGCGGCCGGTCGCCGATGCCGAAGTGACGGTGCGTTATCAGTCGAATCCCGGCGGGGTCAGCATCAGCCGGTCGGCGCGGACCGACCGGCAGGGGCGCTACCGGATCGACCTTCGCCAACTGCCGGGTGTATGGACCGCCCACGCAAAGGCGACGCTAACCATCGATGGATCGCGCATGACGGTCGACCTTGTTCCCGACAATAGCGCGCCCTTTGCCGGCAATGTCGGCGCGGTGCGCAATTTCCGGCTGCGTTTCGTCGAGCAGACGCCCGACGATGCCTATGGCGTCGGCGGGATGCTCGTCGTCCAATCGGCGGTCGGCGATTATACGCCGCTGGACGAGGTGACGGTGACGCTGCATCCCGCCGGCGGCGGCACGCCGGTCGAAAAGCGGCTGCGCAGCACGGGCGAGGGTTGGGTCGTCACAGGACTGCGCCCAGTATCCTATCGCGTCACCGCGAACCATCGCGGGCGGCCAATGCTCGTCAGTGCCGCGCTGACGCCGCAGCGCGACTATGACTGGCAAGCTTCGGTCGTTGGGCGTTTCGAACGGACAGGGCCGGGCATTTACCAGCTGCGGATCGAGGTGCGCAGCCGATGA